The following proteins are co-located in the Pseudomonas synxantha genome:
- the asnB gene encoding asparagine synthase (glutamine-hydrolyzing), with protein sequence MCGIAGWTDWTQDLRPQREVIENMTRTLALRGPDAEGIWVAPHALLGHRRLSIIDLAHGAQPMADASNEVVLTYSGEVYNYLALREELQALGQAFTTRSDTEVVLRAYLQWGEHAFARLTGIFAFALWDERDQSLWLVRDRFGVKPLYYFATGTGVLFGSEPKAILAHPQVRPVLDASGVAELFALSTAPTPGHGIYQGFYQLKPGHALRFDANGRQDLVYWSLTAEPHSDSPADTARQVASLLRQVVEEQLVADVPLGSLLSGGLDSSAISAYAAQALGREGRSLPTFSVDFTGGGEGFTPTPWQSSWDEPFAQLASAALGTPHTTLAVAPEQVLEQEDAVLRARDLPGWGELDSSLYLLFQQVREHTTVALSGESADEVFGGYPFFHDQQALDFCGFPWLAGKSGLWELLRPEVAERVAPQAYMARRYQEALAEVPHLAADSPVERRQREVTYLALTRWLPAMLDRKDRISMAVGLEVRVPFCDHRLVDYVWNVPWSIKSVAGEGKSLLRNAVRGELPEAIVERRKSGFPANPDPRYLALLRSQLRQLLIDGDSPVFDLVDTRRVGELLELEQPLPSPRASSSPTAGLAYLLNLDRWLRLYQVEIRL encoded by the coding sequence ATGTGCGGAATTGCCGGATGGACCGATTGGACCCAAGACCTGCGCCCCCAGCGCGAGGTGATCGAAAACATGACGCGCACCCTGGCGCTGCGGGGCCCGGATGCCGAAGGGATATGGGTGGCGCCCCACGCGCTGCTGGGGCATCGGCGCCTGTCGATCATTGATCTGGCCCATGGCGCCCAACCCATGGCCGACGCCAGCAACGAAGTGGTGCTGACCTACAGCGGAGAAGTCTACAACTACCTGGCCTTGCGCGAAGAACTGCAGGCGCTGGGGCAGGCCTTCACCACCCGTTCGGACACTGAAGTGGTGCTGCGTGCCTACCTGCAATGGGGCGAGCACGCGTTCGCCCGGTTGACCGGGATTTTCGCCTTTGCCCTGTGGGATGAACGGGACCAAAGCCTGTGGCTGGTACGCGACCGTTTTGGTGTCAAGCCGCTGTATTACTTTGCCACCGGCACCGGCGTGCTGTTCGGCTCCGAGCCCAAGGCCATCCTTGCCCATCCCCAGGTACGCCCGGTGCTGGATGCCAGTGGGGTTGCCGAGCTGTTTGCGCTGAGTACCGCGCCCACGCCTGGCCACGGGATCTACCAGGGTTTTTATCAGCTCAAGCCTGGCCATGCCTTGAGGTTCGATGCCAACGGGCGACAGGACCTTGTCTATTGGTCGCTGACGGCCGAGCCTCACAGTGACAGCCCGGCCGACACTGCCCGGCAGGTTGCCAGCTTGTTGCGCCAGGTGGTCGAGGAACAATTGGTGGCGGATGTACCCCTGGGCAGCCTGCTTTCCGGCGGCCTGGATTCCAGCGCCATCAGCGCCTATGCCGCTCAGGCGCTGGGGCGTGAAGGGCGCTCGTTGCCGACCTTTTCGGTGGACTTTACCGGCGGTGGTGAAGGCTTTACCCCAACCCCGTGGCAAAGCAGTTGGGACGAACCTTTCGCGCAGTTGGCATCCGCAGCGCTGGGTACGCCGCACACCACCTTGGCGGTCGCACCCGAACAGGTGCTGGAGCAGGAAGACGCGGTACTGCGTGCCCGGGACCTGCCGGGTTGGGGAGAGCTGGACAGCTCGCTGTACCTGCTGTTCCAACAGGTGCGCGAGCACACCACGGTGGCGCTCTCGGGGGAGTCGGCGGACGAGGTGTTCGGCGGTTATCCGTTTTTTCACGACCAGCAGGCCCTGGATTTTTGCGGGTTTCCTTGGCTGGCAGGCAAGAGTGGTCTTTGGGAACTGCTGCGGCCCGAGGTCGCCGAGCGAGTTGCACCGCAGGCGTACATGGCCAGGCGTTACCAGGAAGCTTTGGCGGAGGTTCCGCACCTGGCCGCAGACAGCCCGGTTGAGCGGCGACAGCGCGAGGTCACGTACCTGGCGCTGACGCGCTGGTTGCCGGCGATGCTCGACCGCAAGGACCGCATCAGCATGGCGGTGGGCCTGGAGGTGCGGGTGCCGTTTTGCGATCACCGCCTGGTGGACTACGTATGGAATGTGCCCTGGTCGATCAAGAGCGTGGCCGGGGAGGGCAAGAGCCTGTTGCGTAACGCCGTGCGCGGTGAATTGCCCGAAGCGATTGTCGAGCGCAGGAAAAGCGGCTTTCCGGCCAATCCCGACCCGCGCTACCTGGCGTTGTTGCGCAGCCAGCTCAGGCAGTTGCTGATTGACGGCGACTCGCCGGTGTTCGACCTGGTGGATACGCGCCGGGTGGGTGAGTTGCTCGAACTGGAGCAGCCGCTGCCCAGTCCCCGGGCCTCCAGCAGCCCCACGGCCGGCTTGGCCTACCTGCTGAACCTGGACCGCTGGTTACGCCTGTACCAGGTGGAAATCCGCCTGTAG
- a CDS encoding aromatic ring-hydroxylating oxygenase subunit alpha yields MNGFIETDNLSYFKVNRQAYVSPQVYQQELEAVFDKSWLYLAHLSEVPAAGDFLTRDVGGRNLIFQRQGNGELAVFLNACSHRGARVCSEPQGNTQRFNCPYHGWTYDTAGSLIGQPDKAAYEHHGQCNLDLSLTRIKHSVYKGFVFIHFARTQNTLEDYLGQAVDYIDLILDQSESSLEIIPGAFDHAIQGNWKLLAENGVDAYHLPFAHKRYLEYLNSLGTDPASHKRTGEGLSLGNGHGLIMSGPPSTGRPIAYWSPLFPEALKAPIADKFEHLVQRFGLARAQTIAHTNKSLFIFPNLVINDILGLNIRTFFPVSATQVNVTVWGAGFSNESREERAARINGLISFIGPGGFGTPDDVEILESCQRAYAHSALGYSDFSRGMGPGTQRHTDEEQNRSFWREWSRRLGQQIPLRQLAIAV; encoded by the coding sequence GTGAATGGATTTATAGAGACCGATAATCTTAGTTATTTCAAAGTCAATCGACAGGCTTATGTTTCCCCCCAGGTTTATCAGCAAGAACTCGAAGCGGTCTTCGACAAGAGTTGGTTGTATCTGGCCCACCTCAGCGAGGTGCCAGCGGCCGGGGACTTCCTTACCCGTGACGTGGGCGGGCGCAACCTGATCTTCCAGCGTCAGGGCAACGGTGAACTTGCGGTGTTCCTCAATGCCTGTTCGCACCGGGGCGCGCGGGTATGTTCCGAGCCTCAGGGCAATACCCAGCGTTTTAACTGTCCTTACCACGGCTGGACCTACGACACCGCTGGCTCGCTGATCGGCCAGCCTGACAAGGCAGCCTACGAGCATCACGGCCAATGCAACCTCGACCTGTCGCTGACCCGCATCAAGCACTCCGTCTACAAGGGTTTTGTGTTCATCCACTTTGCCCGCACGCAGAACACCCTGGAGGACTACCTCGGGCAGGCTGTCGACTACATCGACCTGATCCTCGACCAGTCCGAATCCTCCCTGGAAATAATCCCCGGCGCGTTTGACCATGCCATTCAAGGCAACTGGAAGTTGCTCGCCGAGAACGGTGTTGATGCCTACCACCTGCCGTTCGCCCACAAGCGTTACCTCGAATACCTCAACAGCCTGGGCACCGATCCGGCGTCCCACAAGCGTACCGGCGAAGGTTTGTCCCTGGGCAACGGGCACGGCTTGATCATGAGCGGGCCACCCTCCACGGGCCGGCCGATTGCCTATTGGAGCCCGTTGTTTCCCGAGGCACTGAAAGCGCCGATTGCCGACAAATTCGAGCACTTGGTACAGCGCTTCGGACTGGCGCGGGCGCAGACCATCGCCCACACCAACAAGAGCCTGTTCATCTTTCCCAACCTGGTGATCAACGACATCCTGGGCCTGAACATCCGCACCTTTTTCCCCGTCTCCGCTACCCAGGTCAATGTCACCGTATGGGGCGCGGGGTTCAGCAACGAGAGCCGAGAGGAGCGGGCAGCGCGGATCAACGGCCTGATCTCCTTTATTGGCCCGGGCGGCTTCGGCACCCCGGATGATGTGGAAATCCTTGAGTCCTGCCAGCGGGCCTATGCCCACAGTGCCCTGGGCTACAGTGATTTTTCCCGGGGCATGGGGCCAGGCACCCAGCGCCACACCGATGAAGAACAAAACCGCAGTTTCTGGCGTGAATGGAGCCGTCGCCTCGGGCAACAGATCCCTCTGCGCCAACTGGCCATCGCTGTTTAG
- a CDS encoding AlpA family transcriptional regulator, with amino-acid sequence MLNQSFSTADAPNPQVERHIMRRDEVERKTGFKRAHIYNLMKEGKFPKAKRIGLRAVGWDSLEIEQWITERLVQEG; translated from the coding sequence ATGCTTAATCAATCTTTCTCTACGGCTGATGCACCTAATCCTCAGGTCGAGCGCCATATCATGCGCCGTGATGAGGTGGAGCGAAAAACCGGATTCAAGCGCGCTCACATCTACAACCTGATGAAGGAAGGTAAGTTCCCTAAAGCTAAACGTATTGGACTGCGTGCAGTCGGATGGGACTCGCTGGAAATCGAGCAATGGATCACCGAACGTTTGGTGCAAGAGGGCTGA
- a CDS encoding ParA family protein: protein MRVISIVSTKGAVGKTTVAANLAGLLVDAGLRVLLLDLDSQPTLSSYYALNQKASAGTYEFIALNQTSPAQIISKTEVKGLDLIISNDDQGRLSTLLLHAPDCRLRLRNLLDQFGASYDLLLIDTQGARSVLLEMATLASDLALSPVTPEMLAARELHRGILKLLSELEPFRHLGITTPSLRLLLNQVNARWKDTQMIIRGLRETLIKTPNISILYTLIPDRVAYLNAASLGLPVHRMESRQSPGRRSSSTLETMRALAAELFPEWRSAIYTVNRVSVIQSGDSSRECSR from the coding sequence ATGCGTGTGATATCGATTGTTTCGACCAAAGGAGCTGTCGGCAAAACCACTGTAGCGGCCAATCTTGCCGGTCTGCTAGTGGATGCGGGCCTCCGTGTGCTGCTACTTGATCTGGACAGCCAACCCACCCTCTCCAGCTATTACGCATTGAATCAAAAAGCGTCTGCGGGGACGTACGAGTTTATAGCACTCAATCAGACATCTCCTGCACAGATTATTTCCAAAACAGAGGTCAAAGGTCTCGACTTGATTATCTCCAATGACGATCAAGGTCGGTTGAGCACATTACTGCTGCATGCCCCCGACTGTCGGCTGCGGCTGCGAAATTTACTTGACCAATTCGGCGCCAGCTATGACCTTCTTTTGATCGACACCCAAGGCGCACGCAGCGTGCTTCTGGAGATGGCCACGCTGGCCTCCGATCTTGCCCTCTCGCCCGTCACTCCGGAAATGCTCGCCGCACGCGAGCTGCATCGCGGCATCCTAAAGCTGCTGAGTGAACTAGAACCGTTTCGTCACTTGGGCATAACAACACCATCGCTGCGACTGCTGCTTAACCAAGTAAACGCACGGTGGAAGGATACCCAGATGATCATTCGGGGTCTGCGCGAAACCCTCATTAAAACACCCAACATATCAATCCTATATACCCTAATTCCAGATCGGGTGGCGTACCTCAACGCCGCATCTCTTGGACTTCCAGTACACCGAATGGAGAGTCGCCAGTCACCCGGACGACGTTCGTCATCAACGCTAGAAACCATGCGAGCGTTGGCCGCCGAGCTGTTCCCGGAATGGCGTTCGGCAATCTACACGGTAAACAGAGTCTCGGTGATTCAATCAGGCGACTCGTCGCGCGAGTGTTCTCGATAG
- a CDS encoding aromatic-ring-hydroxylating dioxygenase subunit beta, producing the protein MSLPLNISAPSLQARVSDFLISEAELLDNRELETWIGLFDQPAQYRVLPLQRHLVEGEPHDSLFIIADDYGRLRERVDSLLSGHSWMETPPSRTRRLVSNVRIKSRDGEQLTIKSNFVVHQFRNQQTWYFVGEATHVLYDSPRGLRILKRDIRLDHETISAQRRISIIL; encoded by the coding sequence ATGAGCCTTCCATTGAACATCAGCGCCCCGAGCTTGCAGGCCCGGGTCAGCGACTTCCTGATCAGCGAAGCCGAGCTGCTGGACAACCGCGAGCTGGAAACCTGGATCGGCCTGTTCGATCAACCCGCCCAGTACCGGGTACTGCCGTTGCAACGCCATCTGGTTGAGGGTGAGCCCCACGACAGCCTGTTCATCATTGCCGATGACTACGGCCGCCTGCGTGAGCGGGTCGACAGCCTGCTCAGTGGCCATAGCTGGATGGAGACGCCGCCTTCGCGTACCCGACGGCTGGTGAGCAACGTGCGGATCAAGTCCAGGGACGGCGAGCAGTTGACCATCAAAAGCAACTTCGTGGTGCACCAGTTTCGCAACCAGCAAACCTGGTACTTCGTCGGCGAGGCCACCCATGTGCTGTACGACAGCCCTCGTGGCTTGCGGATTCTCAAGCGCGACATTCGCCTGGACCACGAAACCATCAGTGCCCAGCGGCGCATCAGCATCAT